One genomic window of Fusarium keratoplasticum isolate Fu6.1 chromosome 3, whole genome shotgun sequence includes the following:
- a CDS encoding Chitinase: MRSPLVFGTAALATAASAAPNYIFYFDQWHTANLPDKSQTAGVTHVITAFANSSLFAAEPAGKYEPFKPLDEIRALFDDGTKVCMAIGGWADTAGFSAGAKTDKTRKRYARNVADTLARLGYDCVDIDWEYPAGNGEDYKRIPNSKKVDEIKSYPKLLKEIKNAIGDKELSIAVPGLERDMIAYTHEQVPKINAVVDYVNIMSYDLMNRRDSVTTHHSSYEGTAKAVDAYISRGFQPSKLNIGFAFYAKWFTTKAGVQCTEPTGCPTELLEAADGSDTGKSGTITFEKANFVEAPKNLTVSPDGSCGAGTSFKCGEVTCCSQFGFCGNSTAHCSTGCQSAYGRCEGIDISGSFLTAMENGKTDTAAGGQWYWDATTSLYWTWDTADLITQKINGLVPTKGLGGIFAWSLAQDSQDWSRLTAMREGFNALSGQSSGRPKASHFKKHQGHYGHPSY, from the exons ATGCGTTCTCCTCTCGTCTTTGGAACGGCGGCTTTGGCTActgctgcctctgctgcGCCTAACTACATCTTTTACTTTGACCA GTGGCACACTGCCAATCTTCCTGACAAGTCTCAGACCGCTGGTGTCACTCATGTCATCACCGCCTTTGCCAACTCTTCGCTCTTTGCCGCCGAGCCCGCTGGAAAGTATGAGCCTTTCAAGCCTCTTGATGAGATCCGTGCCCTCTTTGACGATGGCACCAAGGTCTGCATGGCTATTGGCGGTTGGGCCGACACCGCCGGCTTCAGCGCGGGAGCCAAGACGGACAAGACGCGCAAGAGGTACGCCAGGAACGTCGCAGACACCCTAGCTCGACTTGGATACGATTGTGTCG ACATCGACTGGGAGTACCCCGCCGGCAACGGCGAGGACTACAAGCGTATCCCCAACTCCAAGaaggttgacgagatcaagagctATCCTAAGCTCTTGAAGGAGATCAAGAATGCCATTGGCGACAAGGAGCTCTCCATTGCCGTTCCTGGTCTTGAGCGGGACATGATTGCCTACACTCATGAGCAGGTTCCCAAGATCAACGCTGTCGTCGATTACGTCAAC ATCATGTCTTATGATCTCATGAACCGCCGTGATAGCGTCACCACCCACCACTCCTCTTACGAGGGAAccgccaaggccgtcgaCGCCTACATCTCCCGCGGCTTCCAGCCTAGCAAGCTCAACATTGGATTCGCCTTTTACGCCAAGTGGTTCACCACCAAGGCAGGCGTCCAGTGCACCGAACCCACCGGATGCCCTactgagctcctcgaggctgctgatGGAAGTGACACTGGCAAGTCTGGCACCATTACCTTTGAAAAGGCCAACTTTGTCGAGGCTCCCAAAAACTTGACTGTTTCGCCTGATGGTTCTTGTGGAGCTGGTACCTCTTTCAAGTGTGGTGAGGTTACTTGCTGCAGTCAGTTTGGTTTCTG CGGCAACTCTACTGCTCACTGCAGCACTGGCTGCCAGTCTGCTTATGGTCGATGTGAGGGTATCGACATCTCGGGTTCTTTCCTCACTGCCATGGAGAACGGCAAGACTGATACCGCTGCTGGCGGTCAGTGGTACTGGGATGCCACCACTTCTCTGTACTGGACCTGGGATACCGCCGACCTGATCACCCAGAAGATCAACGGTCTGGTCCCCACCAAGGGTCTTGGAGGTATCTTTGCCTGGAGTCTTGCTCAGGACAGCCAGGACTGGAGCCGTCTTACCGCTATGCGCGAGGGATTCAACGCGCTCTCTGGACAAAGCTCTGGACGTCCCAAGGCTTCTCACTTTAAGAAGCACCAGGGTCACTATGGCCACCCCAGCTATTAA
- a CDS encoding MFS domain-containing protein, with amino-acid sequence MALPPRVYQFLVGVFAAVGSFLYGYDLTIVAEVVASQSFLDKFTPTTAEIGLVASLLTAGAFVGAAIAGTISDYFGRRGTILSGGLVFCLGGGLQTGAPNYSYIISGRFIGGIGIGILTMIVPLYQAELAHPDIRGLVTGLQQFMLGVGGVCGAWISYGTYVSFTDDRQWQIPFGLQIAPAGILSALIFLFPESPRWLLQKGKDEQGLATLARLHSQGNTNDPWVMAEFQQIQLQVATEAEAEAKSLSELFRTRANFRRVMLACAIQAATQMTGISAIQYYSVTIFKQIGINGTDTLRYQAINSVIGLIGEIVIMAFVDKVGRRVMIIVGNLAMCVTYIVSTVLMAEFPASEDNSGAHWGFIIMTWLFNFCFASMGSLSWIVPAEIFDTATRAKGVALATMISFALNTMIGQVTPIGMENVGWRFYILFVVTNLTNAIFFWAMLPETRKLPLEEMNRLFSDAPIFVGSRDMSRYTINETSEMARNIDDKQHQQDGERIHVE; translated from the exons ATGGCGTTACCCCCTCGAGTCTATCAGTTTCTAGTGGGCGTCTTTGCGGCCGTGGGATCGTTCCTATATGGATATGATCTTACGATTGTCGCTGAAG TCGTTGCTAGTCAGTCCTTCCTGGACAAGTTCACTCCTACGACTGCTGAAATCGGCCTCGTCGCGTCCCTTCTAACGGCCGGTGCCTTTGTCGGAGCTGCAATCGCTGGAACGATCAGCGACTATTTCGGTCGACGCGGCACAATCTTGAGCGGTGGTCTGGTCTTCTgcctcggtggtggtcttcAGACCGGGGCCCCAAACTACAGCTATATTATCAGCGGCCGATTCATCGGCGGGATCGG AATCGGCATCCTTACAATGATTGTTCCACTCTATCAGGCAGAGTTGGCCCATCCAGATATTCGTGGACTTGTCACGGGTTTGCAACAGTTCATGCTTGGTGTCGGTGGTGTATGCGGTGCCTGGATCAGCTACGGCACCTACGTCAGCTTCACCGACGACCGCCAATGGCAGATCCCATTTGGTCTGCAGATTGCCCCAGCCGGAATACTCTCggccctcatcttcttgttcCCTGAATCGCCTCGCTGGCTGCTGCAGAAAGGCAAAGACGAACAGGGTCTCGCCACCCTTGCGAGGCTACATTCTCAAGGCAATACCAATGACCCATGGGTCATGGCCGAGTTCCAACAGATCCAGCTCCAGGTGGCTactgaggctgaggccgaggccaagtcCTTGTCTGAGCTATTCCGCACCAGGGCCAATTTTCGTCGAGTCATGCTTGCCTGCGCTATCCAGGCTGCTACACAAATGACGGGTATCTCGGCCATCCAGTATTATTCCGTTACCATCTTT AAGCAAATTGGCATCAACGGCACCGACACCCTCCGATATCAAGCCATCAATTCTGTCATTGGGCTCATCGGTGAGATTGTCATTATGGCATTTGTCGACAAGGTTGGTCGTCGAGTCATGATCATCGTTGGAAACCTTGCCATGTGTGTGACGTACATCGTCAGTACCGTCCTGATGGCCGAGTTTCCTGCCTCTGAGGACAATTCCGGAGCTCACTGGggattcatcatcatgacatgGTTGTTCAACTTTTGTTTCGCCAGCATGGGATCTCTTT CCTGGATTGTGCCGGCCGAGATCTTTGACACAGCTACAAGGGCAAAGGGTGTGGCTCTGGCGACCATGATATCCTTCGCGTTGAA CACAATGATCGGCCAAGTGACCCCTATTGGAATGGAGAATGTGGGGTGGCGCTTCTATATTCTCTTCGTC GTGACAAACTTGACGaatgccatcttcttctgggccatgCTGCCAGAGACTAGGAAGCTGCCCCTCGAGGAAATGAACCGTCTGTTCTCGGATGCCCCCATCTTCGTTGGAAGTAGAGACATGAGCCGCTACACGATTAATGAGACATCCGAGATGGCAAGGAACATCGACGACaagcagcatcaacaagaCGGAGAGAGGATTCATGTTGAGTAG
- a CDS encoding NmrA domain-containing protein, whose protein sequence is MTQIGIFPASGALGTSTYSHLLSIVPNNRVTLISRFPEKVPQRYIKDGVTTRQASYESSLEDLESAFNGLDVLFLISYPSHVHQYRTKVQTKGIDAAHKAGVKHIFYSSLGFASLDKDTTKAEVMGAHLDSEAHLKALARKDPGFSWTSIREGLYSESFPIYTAFFDIRNPSSEILIPHDGTGPGISWVKRDELGEATARLIASYAESPSEFKYINQIVTLTGPRPWSLAETVQVLSKASNQNVQIRQVSVDEYAAQTQVVGRFGSKELATTWATAWEAIQAGETGAVTETLGQILGREPEAFDKTIEDLVKAK, encoded by the coding sequence ATGACGCAGATCGGCATCTTCCCCGCATCCGGGGCGCTCGGGACAAGCACGTATTCCCACCTCTTATCAATCGTGCCAAATAACCGGGTCACCCTCATCAGTCGATTCCCTGAAAAAGTACCTCAGAGGTACATTAAGGATGGGGTTACTACCCGACAAGCTTCATACGAATCGAGccttgaggaccttgagTCTGCTTTTAACGGACTCGATGTGCTATTCCTCATTTCGTATCCGAGCCACGTTCACCAGTACAGGACCAAAGTCCAAACTAAAGGAATTGATGCCGCTCACAAGGCTGGGGTCAAGCACATATTTTACTCGTCCCTTGGCTTCGCATCCCTAGACAAGGATACTACGAAAGCAGAAGTGATGGGAGCGCATCTCGACAGCGAGGCTCATCTCAAAGCACTCGCACGCAAAGACCCTGGCTTCTCGTGGACCAGCATCCGCGAAGGTCTTTACAGTGAATCATTCCCCATCTACACTGCCTTTTTCGACATAAGGAATCCTTCCAGTGAGATTCTCATTCCTCACGATGGAACCGGTCCTGGCATAAGTTGGGTGAAGCGAGATGAACTGGGAGAGGCAACTGCGCGGCTCATTGCCTCGTATGCTGAGTCGCCGTCAGAATTCAAGTATATAAACCAAATCGTCACTCTTACGGGACCGAGACCATGGTCACTGGCCGAAACCGTTCAGGTTTTGTCGAAGGCTTCGAATCAAAACGTTCAGATCAGACAGGTCAGTGTGGACGAGTATGCCGCGCAGACGCAGGTTGTTGGGAGATTTGGATCTAAGGAACTCGCCACAACCTGGGCTACCGCATGGGAAGCCATCCAAGCCGGGGAGACAGGGGCTGTAACAGAGACACTGGGGCAAATTCTGGGGAGAGAACCCGAGGCCTTTGACAAGACGATCGAAGATTTAGTCAAGGCAAAATAG
- a CDS encoding Zn(2)-C6 fungal-type domain-containing protein, translated as MPPAAKTAASCWICRIRHKKCDESLPRCQNCEALELSCLYSDDKPAWMDNGDKQREMAQRLKAQVKRNAKERRGRRMIQKITREIEGHSRSTPSNPPSLSPSRDEHFTASIQESITVDQTTDHQLSDTDVTTPTQNLPFNTSPTVEGSRGPIQRDGPTHDFFGSGSGPLVIQNEQDLRFITAYTDYIFPLLNPFYRPTFLEGGRSWLLVFAMRNTESCQLVISLATYFLSVVPIFPGPGHSVCSSHTWQQVQSQSDLAVKGMQQRVEAISRCGVSGNLLQSTHLLGDIMLLLKFETMTDSSSSWRVHLYAATVLFEQFLSSPDLDDDIWKIPSDVEAVVSKSKSALSTKEAHRFEASQTAFRFFSAAVITADIIASTALGQLPRLREHHERVLGTREKPHLNLKHIVGCENWIFLSIADIVELDLWKKNAKKSGAFSLMDLIQRASKITQDLDDGLISSSSSDSDRNARKKDGIFSVFNPQRGQFIDHHIVTRIWANSARLYLLVVLSGWQPGSSEIREIVTKNLDLLKNLPSPSWLLALAWPFCVTGCLVTKEQECAVCDIYEATEPLKNIGPISEAMGIIRRVWEQREGLIGETWDMASCFGSMGRTVLLI; from the coding sequence ATGCCTCCCGCAGCAAAGACAGCAGCCAGTTGCTGGATCTGTCGAATCAGACATAAGAAATGCGATGAATCACTACCGAGATGCCAGAATTGCGAGGCCCTTGAGCTATCCTGTCTCTACAGCGACGACAAGCCGGCATGGATGGACAACGGGGACAAGCAGCGCGAGATGGCCCAGCGCCTCAAGGCTCAGGTCAAACGCAATGCAAAGGAACGTCGAGGCAGACGGATGATCCAGAAGATCACTCGAGAGATTGAGGGGCACAGTCGGTCAACTCCGAGCAATCCGCCTTCCTTATCCCCCAGCCGAGATGAGCACTTCACGGCCAGTATTCAAGAGTCAATCACGGTAGACCAAACAACGGACCACCAACTCTCAGATACAGACGTTACTACTCCGACTCAGAACTTGCCATTCAATACCTCCCCTACGGTTGAGGGCTCGAGAGGCCCCATACAAAGGGACGGCCCAACTCATGATTTCTTCGGCTCCGGATCAGGACCACTGGTTATCCAGAACGAGCAGGATTTACGATTTATCACAGCCTACACAGATTACATATTCCCTCTTCTCAATCCCTTCTACCGTCCAACCTTCCTTGAAGGAGGCCGTAGCTGGCTCCTAGTCTTTGCCATGCGCAACACGGAATCATGCCAGCTAGTCATCAGCCTGGCAACATACTTTCTCTCAGTTGTACCCATCTTTCCGGGCCCCGGCCATAGCGTGTGTTCATCGCATACCTGGCAACAGGTACAGAGTCAATCAGATCTCGCCGTCAAGGGCATGCAGCAGAGGGTTGAAGCGATAAGCCGCTGCGGTGTTTCTGGCAATCTTTTGCAGAGCACTCATTTATTAGGCGACATCATGTTGCTTCTCAAGTTTGAAACTATGACGGACTCTTCTTCAAGTTGGAGAGTTCATCTCTATGCCGCGACTGTTCTCTTTGAGCAATTCCTCTCATCACCAgaccttgacgacgacatctgGAAGATACCGTCTGACGTGGAAGCAGTCGTCTCAAAATCAAAGTCGGCGCTCTCGACGAAAGAGGCGCACAGATTTGAAGCTTCACAGACTGCATTCCGGTTCTTCAGCGCGGCCGTCATAACCGCCGACATTATCGCCAGCACTGCTCTAGGACAGCTGCCTCGTCTTCGGGAGCACCATGAGAGGGTGCTGGGCACTCGAGAGAAACCTCATCTCAACCTGAAGCATATCGTGGGTTGCGAAAATTGGATTTTCCTATCGATCGCAGACATTGTCGAGCTTGACTTGTGGAAGAAAaatgccaagaagagcgGCGCGTTCTCGTTGATGGACTTGATCCAGCGCGCGAGCAAAATCACTCAAGATCTAGATGATGGTCTTATAAGTTCTTCTAGTTCAGACAGTGACCGGAATGCACGAAAAAAGGACGGCATTTTTTCAGTGTTCAATCCACAGCGCGGACAATTCATTGATCACCACATCGTCACTCGCATCTGGGCCAATTCTGCCAGACTGTACCTGCTTGTGGTTCTCTCAGGCTGGCAACCCGGGAGCAGTGAAATACGGGAAATCGTCACAAAGAATCTTGACCTACTCAAGAACTTGCCTTCTCCAAGTTGGCTGCTCGCTTTGGCTTGGCCTTTTTGCGTGACTGGCTGTTTAGTCACAAAAGAGCAGGAATGCGCTGTTTGCGACATTTACGAAGCGACTGAGCCGTTGAAAAACATCGGACCGATTTCAGAGGCAATGGGAATTATTAGGCGCGTGTGGGAACAACGCGAGGGACTGATCGGAGAGACATGGGATATGGCATCATGCTTTGGAAGCATGGGAAGAACAGTTCTGTTAATTTGA
- a CDS encoding NAD(P)-bd-dom domain-containing protein, which yields MPGSKVLVLGGTGPAGICLLRELIHRNHEVIAFARDPTKIPEDVSSSPLIEIIEGQLDDTEAISTAVSKSYVVVSLLGPNISSLKQDPSLLADFYRHSLFPSMRQHGVKRVYAMGTLSIVRPEDSRSLLRYGIVTFVRLVAGGAYRTIINISQAFEEDAKDLDWTIFRIAGIPGESDHESWKRDREDGKAFVGWVAETGWTMSQKRGALARWLVDAVEGGLTDWIGKMPAVSKLAGS from the exons ATGCCAGGATCCAAAgtcctcgtccttggagGTACCGGCCCTGCAGGCATTTGCCTCTTGCGCGAGCTCATTCATCGCAATCATGAGGTTATAGCCTTTGCAAGAGATCCCACAAAGATCCCAGAAGATGTGTCTTCTAGCCCACTAATCGAA ATAATCGAGGGACAACTCGATGACACCGAAGCCATTTCCACAGCAGTGTCCAAGAGCTACGTCGTAGTGTCACTTCTTGGACCTAACATCAGCAGCTTGAAGCAAGATCCAAGCCTCTTGGCCGACTTCTATAGACACTCTCTTTTCCCCTCGATGCGCCAGCACGGCGTGAAACGCGTCTACGCAATGGGAACCCTTTCCATCGTCCGCCCAGAAGATTCCCGCAGTTTGCTTCGATATGGTATCGTCACATTCGTGCGTCTTGTTGCTGGTGGAGCCTATcgcaccatcatcaacatcagccAAGCGttcgaggaggatgccaaggacCTAGATTGGACGATATTCCGCATCGCCGGTATCCCCGGAGAATCTGATCATGAGAGCTGGAAGAGGGATAGAGAAGACGGCAAGGCTTTTGTGGGTTGGGTTGCCGAGACGGGTTGGACTATGTCGCAGAAGCGAGGAGCACTGGCAAGGTGGCTTGTGGATGCCGTTGAAGGAGGATTGACAGACTGGATCGGCAAGATGCCCGCAGTGAGTAAATTGGCGGGTAGCTGA
- a CDS encoding Non-reducing end alpha-L-arabinofuranosidase: MLFLASLFPLIQVATALSLTVGSSGGNASSQLLYGLLYEDIYHSGDGGLYGEMLRNRAFQGSGRGRIASYDRNTDFWNPVGGVQLSIDQSEPSLSSSLGYHLRMDVPEGTTGTVGFYNDGFWGFSVDAAKRYIASMYVRGDYNGEVECYFKNTISGQKLSSSKMKLNQKASDGWKQSSTPTFNPTITAGNGNNTFYFAFDGRQLAGKSIYFNLFSLFKQTYKNRYNGLREDLMVSLEGLNTKWIRLPGGNNMEGLRLGEHWKWNQTIGNLKDRPGMLGVWGDINTDGFGLLEQMQMAQDLGLTVILGVHAGLYLNGNVVPQSQMQPYIDMTLNELEFLTGDKSTTYGAKRAALGYPAPFKVEWVEIGNEDYLNNGRSSYYSYRFMAVYNAIRGKYPNMNIISSINPSPSPDKGSGGMVDLHIYDNERHFVSLYNTFDQASRDYPVFVAEYAAIRAGTGTGAEIGAQTFGMACAEAIFLLGCERNSDIIVGSAYGALIKHYDEEPNTVAVIKHTATEVLYTMSYYVQKLFADYMGTETLPVTATEGSVGPTYWSATKGSEETVLKLVNYNGPTGEGNAVKVTVKGSSASTAKLTLLSAPSSTSVNNLPSMGGEASQITVKTISGQNGVFSVVFTKAYEIAILTV, translated from the exons ATGTTGTTTCTTGCATCGCTTTTCCCCCTTATTCAGGTCGCCACGGCCCTGAGTCTTACCGTCGGCTCGTCCGGCGGTAATGCTTCCAGCCAGCTATTGTACGGCTTACTATACGAG GACATCTATCATTCTGGAGACGGCGGTCTGTATGGCGAAATGCTTCGCAACCGGGCCTTCCAGGGCTCCGGAAGAGGCAGAATAGCAAGCTATGATCGAAACACGGATTTTTGGAATCCTGTCGGGGGAGTACAGCTTTCCATCGACCAGTCCGAGCCGAGCCTTTCGTCCAGCCTTGGATACCACCTGCGAATGGACGTCCCAGAAGGCACGACGGGCACCGTTGGTTTTTACAATGACGGCTTCTGGGGCTTCAGTGTTGATGCGGCCAAACGCTACATCGCCAGTATGTATGTCAGAGGAGACTACAACGGTGAGGTGGAATGTTATTTCAAAAACACCATCTCTGGCCAAAAGCTCTCGTCctccaagatgaagctgaacCAGAAGGCCTCGGACGGATGGAAACAGAGCTCAACACCGACCTTCAACCCCACCATCACGGCTGGAAACGGGAACAATACCTTTTACTTTGCCTTTGACGGCCGTCAGCTTGCTGGCAAGAGCATCTACTTCAACCTCTTCAGTCTCTTCAAACAAACATACAAAAATCGCTACAACGGTCTCCGCGAAGATTTGATGGTTAGCCTTGAAGGTCTCAACACGAAATGGATTCGTCTTCCTGGTGGAAACAACATGGAAGGTCTCCGACTCGGCGAGCACTGGAAGTGGAACCAAACCATTGGGAACCTGAAAGACCGACCCGGAATGCTGGGTGTCTGGGGTGACATCAACACGGATGGGTTCGGACTCCTGGagcagatgcagatggctCAGGACTTGGGCCTTACTGTCATTCTTGGAGTGCATGCTGGGTTGTATCTCAACGGCAACGTGGTTCCCCAGAGCCAAATGCAACCCTACATCGACATGACGCTGAATGAACTGGAGTTTCTCACT GGCGATAAGTCTACCACATATGGAGCCAAGAGGGCCGCCTTGGGATACCCAGCTCCGTTCAAGGTGGAATGGGTAGAGATCGGCAATGAAGACTACCTCAACAATGGTCGCTCGTCTTACTATTCCTACCGCTTCATGGCCGTGTACAATGCCATTCGGGGGAAATATCCAAACATGAACATCATTTCTAGCATCaacccatctccatcgcccgACAAGGGGAGCGGAGGCATGGTGGACCTCCACATCTACGACAATGAGCGTCACTTTGTAAGCCTCTACAACACATTTGATCAGGCGAGTCGGGACTACCCCGTCTTTGTGGCCGAATACGCCGCCATCCGAGCGGGCACGGGAACTGGAGCCGAAATAGGAGCCCAGACGTTTGGAATGGCCTGTGCCGAGGCCATCTTTTTACTTGGATGCGAACGAAACTCTGACATCATTGTCGGCTCGGCCTACGGCGCGTTGATCAAGCACTATGACGAAGAACCCAACACTGTTGCCGTCATCAAGCACACTGCCACCGAAGTGTTGTACACCATGAGCTACTACGTACAGAAGCTCTTTGCCGACTACATGGGCACGGAAACGCTTCCAGTGACAGCTACAGAGGGTAGCGTTGGACCAACGTATTGGTCTGCCACAAAGGGCAGCGAGGAAACCGTCCTGAAGCTCGTCAACTACAACGGTCCGACGGGTGAAGGCAATGCAGTCAAGGTGACTGTTAAGGGGTCAAGCGCCAGCACGGCAAAACTCACACTTCTATCCGCTCCCAGCTCTACTAGTGTCAACAACCTGCCTTCCATGGGCGGAGAGGCCAGCCAGATTACTGTCAAGACCATCAGTGGTCAGAATGGCGTGTTTTCGGTAGTCTTTACCAAGGCTTATGAGATTGCTATCCTGACTGTGTAG
- a CDS encoding HET-domain-containing protein translates to MPISLLSAPPVSAEKPVMSDNDSQISRDVPVYGRLDTQRSQIRLLEMNETVSGADWKLSVVSLEDRPRFTALSYAWGTSAENEEIRLNGQVVPIKGNLAYALRHVYQHWVDAFPDEKSRQMFLWADALCIDQNDVEEKSSQVPLMGTIFSRAELVMSWLGRESDSLYCALDTIEMLYSEWSEKDDISDLRWILYHPSLCDVWTDERDDSWINTRWEAMYEFTRLGYWHRTWVFQEIVLAKRVRAICGRKALEWHKIAYVAEQASELNLALQTRGMMKPEFLSGPAWVALATHHSPPWILLQTYAETGRVEATRDTAQHESDWYLSVLGGRRLLATDPKDHIYGLLGVTRLPIIPDYSDKMSVASLYCDYVAKWLKAWRDGDMDFEELDFITFSGSSAAQKDLEMPSWAPNYPSASSSGGADGRLICRGSASEQVFPKDTEDASVIGMSLFVSGVELDIITQTEDCDYEGAFSVPNFNFLQEFVMRRGGYGGYEPLDATGLRMVTCVFRILNQTLERGEIDTTPRDPARVFQ, encoded by the exons ATGCCAATATCTCTCCTTTCAGCGCCACCTGTTTCAGCCGAAAAGCCAGTCATGTCCGATAACGACAGTCAGATCTCAAGGGACGTGCCTGTTTATGGCAGACTAGACACTCAGAGATCCCAGATCCGGTTACTTGAGATGAATGAAACAGTCTCTGGAGCCGATTGGAAGCTGTCTGTTGTCTCGTTGGAAGACAGGCCTCGCTTCACTGCTCTCTCCTATGCCTGGGGAACTTCAGCAGAGAATGAAGAGATTAGACTCAACGGCCAAGTCGTCCCTATTAAAGGAAACTTGGCGTATGCTCTCCGCCATGTGTATCAGCACTGGGTCGATGCTTTTCCCGATGAGAAGTCACGCCAAATGTTTCTTTGGGCTGACGCTCTCTGCATCGACCAAAATGACGTCGAGGAGAAAAGCAGTCAGGTCCCTCTGATGGGAACGATATTCTCCCGTGCTGAACTTGTCATGTCTTGGCTCGGCCGGGAGAGTGACAGCCTGTATTGCGCCTTGGATACAATCGAGATGTTGTATTCGGAATGGTCGGAAAAAGATGACATCTCGGACCTAAGATGGATACTTTATCATCCATCTCTATGTGATGTCTGGACAGATGAACGAGACGACTCTTGGATCAACACTCGATGGGAAGCTATGTACGAGTTCACTCGCCTCGGTTATTGGCACCGAACATGGGTCTTCCAAGAAATCGTCCTCGCGAAGCGGGTCAGAGCAATATGCGGACGAAAAGCTCTTGAATGGCACAAGATTGCCTATGTTGCAGAACAAGCAAGCGAGTTAAATCTAGCGCTACAAACCCGAGGCATGATGAAACCTGAATTTCTTTCTGGTCCTGCTTGGGTTGCGCTCGCAACGCATCACAGCCCTCCCTGGATCTTGCTTCAAACCTATGCCGAGACGGGCAGAGTGGAGGCCACTCGTGATACAGCTCAACATGAGTCGGATTGGTATCTTTCAGTTTTGGGAGGACGACGCCTCCTCGCAACGGACCCAAAAGATCATATTTATGGGTTACTTGGGGTAACTCGTCTTCCAATAATTCCTGATTATAGTGATAAGATGTCGGTTGCCTCTCTCTACTGCGACTACGTTGCCAAATGGCTCAAGGCTTGGCGGGATGGAGATATGGATTTTGAAGAGCTGGACTTTATCACTTTCTCCGGATCCTCGGCAGCACAGAAGGACCTAGAGATGCCCTCTTGGGCTCCAAACTACCCTTCAGCTTCTAGCTCCGGGGGAGCAGATGGCCGACTTATCTGCAGAGGATCAGCGAGTGAACAAGTGTTCCCCAAAGACACTGAGGATGCTTCGGTTATCGGAATGTCCCTCTTCGTGAGTGGCGTTGAACTAGATATCATTACGCAAACCGAGGACTGCGATTACGAAGGTGCATTTTCAGTGCCCAACTTTAACTTCCTGCAGGAATTCGTAATGAGGAG GGGCGGTTATGGAGGATATGAGCCCTTGGATGCGACAGGACTTCGCATGGTGACGTGCGTGTTCCGGATCTTGAACCAAACGCTTGAAAGAGGAGAGATTGATACGACACCAAGAGACCCTGCCAGAGTCTTTCAGTAA